Proteins encoded together in one Synechococcus sp. A15-62 window:
- the hemW gene encoding radical SAM family heme chaperone HemW, whose product MPYPIPPRSAYLHIPFCHRRCYYCDFAVVPLGDQARADHGPGSRSIREYLNLLHREIASAPSGPPLSTVYIGGGTPSLLCPDQIGTLIDALTNKFGLQPGAEITLEMDPATFDAAQLASVLAHGVNRVSLGGQSFDDAVLEQLGRRHRLSDLHAAIDWLVQAWRDGALRSWSLDLIQNLPGQTLAGWDTQLDQAIASQAPHLSIYDLSVEPGTVFDRQRSLGLLKLPEDDLAVALMERTTQRLSAAGLSRYEISNHARPGHASRHNRVYWSGAGWWGFGMGATSAPWGVRLARPRTRAAYAAWLDHPPVESIAEAGLPLDDQFLVGLRRREGVTLQGLDADALVRRWTPFVERGWLQQRAGRWCLTDPEGMALSNQVLIEVILWWEETLEEQSQSQQAI is encoded by the coding sequence ATGCCTTATCCCATCCCGCCCCGCAGCGCCTATCTCCACATTCCCTTCTGCCATCGGCGCTGTTACTACTGCGATTTCGCTGTGGTTCCCCTGGGAGACCAGGCCCGTGCTGACCACGGGCCTGGCAGCCGCTCGATCCGTGAGTACCTGAACCTGCTGCATCGTGAAATCGCCTCTGCCCCAAGCGGTCCGCCCCTATCGACGGTGTACATCGGTGGGGGAACACCATCACTTTTGTGCCCCGATCAGATCGGAACACTGATCGATGCCTTGACCAACAAATTTGGTCTTCAACCGGGTGCGGAAATCACCCTTGAGATGGATCCGGCCACCTTTGATGCCGCGCAGTTGGCCTCCGTTCTGGCCCATGGCGTGAACCGCGTCAGCCTGGGGGGCCAGAGCTTTGATGATGCGGTGCTCGAGCAGCTGGGGCGTCGGCACCGCCTGAGCGACCTCCATGCAGCGATCGACTGGCTGGTTCAGGCCTGGCGCGATGGGGCACTGCGGTCCTGGAGTCTCGATCTCATCCAGAACCTCCCAGGCCAGACCCTGGCCGGGTGGGATACGCAGTTGGATCAGGCCATTGCCAGTCAGGCCCCCCATCTCTCGATCTACGACCTTTCGGTGGAACCGGGCACGGTGTTTGATCGCCAACGCTCGCTTGGCCTGTTGAAGCTGCCGGAGGACGACCTTGCCGTTGCCTTGATGGAGCGAACCACACAACGGCTTTCGGCTGCTGGCCTCAGCCGCTACGAGATTTCCAACCACGCCCGTCCAGGCCATGCCTCCCGTCACAACCGGGTGTACTGGAGTGGTGCCGGTTGGTGGGGATTTGGCATGGGAGCGACATCCGCACCCTGGGGGGTGCGCTTGGCACGACCCCGAACCCGCGCTGCCTATGCGGCGTGGCTGGATCACCCTCCCGTGGAATCAATCGCCGAGGCTGGTCTTCCCCTGGATGATCAATTTCTGGTGGGTCTGCGGCGCCGCGAAGGGGTGACCCTTCAAGGACTTGATGCTGATGCGCTGGTGCGCCGTTGGACACCGTTCGTTGAGCGTGGATGGCTGCAGCAGCGGGCAGGCCGTTGGTGTCTCACCGACCCCGAGGGCATGGCCCTCAGCAATCAGGTGTTGATCGAGGTGATTCTGTGGTGGGAAGAGACTTTAGAAGAACAAAGCCAGTCACAGCAAGCGATCTGA
- the panB gene encoding 3-methyl-2-oxobutanoate hydroxymethyltransferase, whose translation MRPSDLTRFKQKGQPIAVLTAWDSLSAALAEAAGADVLLIGDSLAMVALGHATTLPVSLDQMLHHTQAVARGLTTMPADQPLLVCDLPFLSYQCGEDRAVAAAGRLLKESSAAAVKLEGAEPEVVAVIDRLVRMGIPVMGHLGLTPQAVHRLGYRRQATDAISQERLLEQACTLEQKGCFSLVLEHVPAELACRVQQALTIPVIGIGAGDGCDGQVRVTADLLGLTAKQPPFSPALVDGRRLFIDALKGWVNQTRNHTPPSKGEITQADKT comes from the coding sequence ATGCGTCCTTCTGATCTGACCCGCTTCAAGCAGAAGGGCCAACCCATCGCCGTGCTCACCGCTTGGGACAGCCTCTCTGCGGCTCTGGCCGAAGCCGCCGGTGCAGATGTGCTGCTGATCGGTGATTCACTGGCGATGGTGGCGCTGGGCCATGCCACAACCCTCCCGGTGAGCCTGGACCAGATGCTCCATCACACCCAGGCGGTGGCCCGGGGATTGACGACCATGCCCGCCGATCAGCCGCTGTTGGTCTGCGACCTGCCCTTTCTCAGCTACCAGTGCGGCGAAGACCGTGCTGTGGCGGCCGCAGGACGTCTGCTGAAGGAGTCCAGCGCTGCGGCGGTGAAGTTGGAGGGAGCGGAACCCGAGGTTGTCGCTGTGATCGACCGTCTGGTGCGCATGGGCATTCCCGTGATGGGGCACCTGGGCCTCACGCCTCAGGCCGTGCATCGTCTGGGGTACCGCCGTCAGGCCACGGACGCCATCAGCCAGGAACGCCTGCTCGAGCAAGCATGCACCCTCGAGCAGAAGGGCTGCTTCTCCTTGGTGCTGGAACATGTTCCAGCCGAGCTGGCGTGCCGGGTGCAGCAGGCCCTGACCATCCCTGTGATCGGCATCGGGGCAGGTGATGGCTGCGACGGCCAAGTGCGCGTGACGGCAGATCTACTGGGGCTCACCGCCAAACAACCTCCCTTCAGCCCAGCACTCGTGGATGGCCGCCGCCTGTTCATCGACGCGTTGAAGGGTTGGGTCAACCAGACCCGGAATCACACTCCTCCCAGCAAAGGGGAGATCACCCAAGCCGATAAAACTTGA
- the ftsZ gene encoding cell division protein FtsZ translates to MEMVSGSGSYTAAGIQPSQSARIEVIGVGGGGSNAVNRMILSDLEGVGYRVLNTDAQALIQSQAQQRLQLGQTLTRGLGAGGNPTIGQKAAEESRTDLHEALQGSDLVFIAAGMGGGTGTGAAPVVAEVAREVGALTVGIVTKPFSFEGRRRMRQADEGIARLAEHVDTLIVIPNDRLRDAIGGAPLQEAFRSADDVLRMGVKGISDIITCPGLVNVDFADVRSVMTEAGTALLGIGIGSGRSRAVEAAQAAIASPLLETERIDGAKGCVINISGGKDMTLEDMTTASEVIYDVVDPEANIIVGAVVDEALEGEIHVTVIATGFENKQPYRSERSRSMPSMVNRAEPEENGARIPEFLRRRQQQDNGAV, encoded by the coding sequence ATGGAGATGGTGAGCGGCTCAGGGTCTTACACGGCAGCGGGAATCCAGCCCAGCCAGTCCGCCCGCATCGAGGTCATCGGCGTTGGCGGAGGTGGCAGCAATGCCGTCAACCGCATGATCCTCAGTGACCTTGAGGGGGTTGGCTACCGCGTTCTCAACACCGACGCGCAGGCCCTGATCCAATCGCAAGCCCAGCAACGTCTGCAGTTGGGGCAGACCCTGACGCGCGGGCTTGGCGCCGGCGGCAATCCCACAATCGGCCAGAAAGCAGCCGAGGAATCCCGCACTGATCTCCACGAGGCACTGCAGGGCTCCGATCTTGTGTTCATTGCCGCGGGCATGGGCGGTGGAACGGGCACTGGTGCCGCACCAGTGGTCGCCGAAGTCGCCCGTGAAGTCGGTGCTCTCACCGTCGGCATCGTGACCAAGCCGTTCAGCTTCGAGGGCCGTCGTCGCATGCGTCAGGCCGACGAAGGCATCGCTCGTTTGGCAGAACACGTGGACACCCTGATCGTGATCCCCAACGACCGCCTGCGTGATGCCATCGGCGGAGCCCCCCTTCAGGAGGCCTTCCGCAGTGCGGACGACGTCCTGCGCATGGGCGTCAAGGGCATCAGTGACATCATCACCTGCCCTGGACTGGTGAACGTTGACTTTGCGGACGTTCGCTCCGTTATGACTGAAGCTGGCACGGCACTCCTGGGCATTGGCATCGGTTCCGGCCGCTCCAGAGCCGTGGAAGCAGCCCAAGCCGCTATTGCAAGTCCACTGCTGGAAACCGAGCGCATCGATGGTGCGAAGGGCTGTGTGATCAACATCAGCGGCGGTAAGGACATGACCCTGGAGGACATGACCACTGCTTCTGAGGTCATCTACGACGTCGTTGACCCCGAAGCGAACATCATCGTGGGCGCTGTGGTGGATGAAGCCCTCGAAGGCGAAATTCACGTCACAGTGATCGCCACAGGATTCGAAAACAAGCAGCCTTACCGCAGCGAGCGCAGCCGCTCCATGCCATCCATGGTGAACCGTGCGGAACCTGAAGAAAACGGCGCCCGCATTCCTGAATTCCTGCGTCGTCGTCAGCAACAGGACAATGGCGCGGTGTGA
- a CDS encoding cell division protein FtsQ/DivIB, whose amino-acid sequence MARRRELRRQRRQILLLQLWRLVALLLLGGGCTWILLRHGWTLRSSDVVVLTGGAALETSQVIEAAKLRFPQPLLEISPRALENQLVRELPVRTAQVERRMLPARLIISLKPEIPVAKAMRQGPDGRERGLLNADGQWIPLSEASPEPLTNIMVRGWNDRKSGQIAALLQQRDRFEGRLKAIVLHPDGSVSLITTGLGRIDLGGEPALLNTQIDTIVHLNNTLPKHMRQAHQSNLDLSNPERPELQLPSPPAPKKVQTQP is encoded by the coding sequence GTGGCCCGTCGCAGGGAGCTGCGCCGGCAGCGTCGGCAGATTCTTTTGCTCCAGCTCTGGCGCTTGGTGGCCTTGCTGCTCCTCGGTGGAGGATGCACATGGATCCTCTTGCGCCATGGCTGGACGCTGCGAAGCTCCGATGTGGTGGTACTAACCGGCGGCGCTGCCCTCGAGACCAGTCAAGTCATTGAGGCCGCCAAGCTGCGCTTTCCCCAACCGCTGCTGGAGATCAGTCCCAGGGCACTTGAAAACCAGCTGGTCAGGGAGCTGCCCGTGCGAACTGCTCAGGTGGAGCGCCGAATGCTGCCCGCTCGCCTCATCATCAGCCTGAAACCCGAGATTCCCGTTGCCAAGGCGATGCGTCAGGGTCCCGACGGACGGGAGAGGGGACTGCTGAACGCCGACGGGCAATGGATTCCCCTCAGCGAAGCATCACCAGAACCGCTCACCAACATCATGGTTCGAGGTTGGAACGATCGGAAAAGCGGCCAGATCGCCGCATTGCTGCAACAACGGGATCGCTTCGAGGGGCGACTAAAAGCGATCGTGCTTCACCCCGACGGCAGCGTCAGTCTGATCACCACGGGATTGGGCCGAATCGACCTCGGAGGCGAACCAGCCCTTCTGAACACCCAGATCGACACGATCGTCCACCTCAACAATACGTTGCCGAAGCACATGCGCCAGGCCCATCAAAGCAACCTTGATCTCAGCAATCCGGAGCGACCGGAGCTGCAACTGCCATCGCCACCAGCGCCCAAGAAAGTCCAAACCCAACCCTGA
- a CDS encoding D-alanine--D-alanine ligase family protein, whose protein sequence is MPSSPITVGLVFGGRSGEHDVSIRSAATVIRGLRSGKNNERYTVQPIYIDRDGRWWGTDLAEATLASEVAPELTTPRPPSGFQGFPEGCDAIDLWYPVLHGPNGEDGTIQGLFQLTGKPFVGAGVLGSAVSMDKQAMKSAFSSAGLSQVPYVALHASELEDAKSRSALLDRIERELNYPCFVKPANLGSSVGISKVRSRQELEAGLEQAAALDPRLVVEQGVNAREVECAVLGGRTLEASVIGEVRFDADWYDYETKYTAGRSTTLIPAPLPDPVRDRIREQALQACAAVGVKGMGRVDFFYDDANDQLWINEINTLPGFTAQSMFPMLWAASGVTLEQLVHKLIQTAGE, encoded by the coding sequence ATGCCGTCCAGTCCCATCACGGTCGGCCTCGTCTTTGGAGGCCGCTCTGGAGAGCACGACGTTTCGATCCGATCTGCAGCGACTGTCATTCGCGGCCTGCGCAGCGGTAAAAACAACGAGCGGTACACGGTGCAGCCGATCTACATCGACCGTGATGGTCGCTGGTGGGGAACGGATCTGGCCGAGGCAACCCTGGCCTCTGAAGTCGCACCGGAGCTCACAACACCTAGGCCACCCTCAGGATTCCAGGGGTTCCCGGAGGGCTGCGATGCGATCGACCTCTGGTACCCGGTGCTGCATGGTCCCAACGGCGAGGACGGAACGATTCAGGGGTTGTTTCAGCTGACCGGCAAACCCTTCGTGGGCGCCGGCGTGCTCGGCTCAGCCGTCAGTATGGACAAACAGGCGATGAAATCTGCTTTCTCCAGCGCCGGGCTGTCCCAGGTGCCCTATGTGGCTCTTCACGCGTCGGAACTCGAGGACGCCAAGAGCCGATCGGCTCTCTTGGACCGGATTGAACGCGAACTGAACTACCCCTGTTTTGTGAAGCCCGCCAATCTCGGCTCATCAGTGGGCATCAGCAAAGTGCGTTCCCGCCAAGAACTGGAAGCGGGACTCGAGCAGGCAGCAGCACTCGATCCAAGGCTGGTGGTGGAGCAGGGCGTCAACGCCAGAGAAGTGGAATGCGCCGTTCTGGGAGGACGGACGCTCGAAGCATCGGTGATCGGGGAGGTTCGTTTTGATGCGGACTGGTACGACTATGAGACGAAATACACCGCAGGCCGCAGCACCACGTTGATTCCAGCTCCCTTGCCAGATCCGGTACGTGACCGCATCCGTGAGCAGGCCTTGCAGGCTTGCGCAGCTGTTGGCGTTAAGGGCATGGGTCGGGTGGACTTCTTCTACGACGACGCCAACGATCAGCTGTGGATCAACGAAATCAACACCCTGCCTGGTTTCACGGCCCAGAGCATGTTCCCGATGCTGTGGGCCGCCAGCGGCGTAACACTCGAACAGTTGGTGCACAAACTGATCCAAACAGCAGGAGAATGA